A part of Aegilops tauschii subsp. strangulata cultivar AL8/78 chromosome 2, Aet v6.0, whole genome shotgun sequence genomic DNA contains:
- the LOC109781111 gene encoding septin and tuftelin-interacting protein 1 homolog 1-like translates to MALLQPSFNGALLDKDDDDSLSPGSYKCTNPAVAKMMRLWNYKDGSGLGAQGQGIIVPIQPAPRRRRRRAGIGHCDKPYDNGLQVAPPPSPVEGDLDECREWEAVAGALRLERECHEKTLTLLQEMQLQGDSSVETADALAAIVKSGEVLQGKRALGAWKAALPPSTVRYIVDKVLPPRLAMEAQQWRPSWDPDCDDWLRPWIPLIGHLPESLYDIVESKISGASHDIVWPWKDYFDPAHWEIFVRRHILPELTRLMRELRITPPKQTDSSLHMVMLWAPLLPAKDVLSILEEAEFFDKWESALRHWLQSAKPSYGEAVAWCTGWKKLFTPELLADEHVLARLDAGAAMVDQETQDLDSLLGYSW, encoded by the coding sequence ATGGCGCTACTGCAACCCAGCTTCAACGGAGCGCTGCTCGACAAGGACGACGACGACTCCCTCTCCCCGGGCAGCTACAAGTGCACCAATCCAGCGGTGGCCAAGATGATGCGGCTTTGGAACTACAAGGACGGCTCCGGGCTTGGCGCACAAGGCCAAGGCATCATCGTCCCAATACAACCCGCCCCACGTCGTCGTCGTCGCAGGGCCGGCATCGGACATTGCGACAAGCCTTACGACAACGGCCTGCAggtcgcgccgccgccgtcgccggtgGAAGGCGACTTAGACGAGTGCCGTGAGTGGGAGGCTGTCGCAGGAGCCCTGCGGCTGGAACGAGAGTGCCACGAGAAGACTCTGACGCTGCTGCAAGAGATGCAACTTCAAGGGGACAGCAGCGTGGAGACGGCGGACGCTCTGGCGGCCATCGTCAAGTCCGGAGAGGTGCTCCAGGGGAAGCGCGCGCTAGGGGCATGGAAGGCGGCGTTGCCTCCTTCCACCGTGCGCTACATCGTCGACAAGGTTCTCCCGCCGAGGCTCGCCATGGAAGCCCAACAGTGGCGCCCGTCGTGGGACCCGGACTGCGACGATTGGCTGCGCCCCTGGATTCCCCTGATCGGCCACCTGCCGGAGAGCCTCTACGACATCGTGGAGAGCAAGATCAGCGGCGCCAGCCACGACATAGTCTGGCCGTGGAAAGACTACTTCGACCCGGCGCACTGGGAAATCTTCGTCAGGCGCCACATCCTGCCTGAGCTGACACGGCTGATGCGGGAGCTGAGGATCACGCCCCCAAAGCAAACGGACAGCTCGTTGCACATGGTGATGCTGTGGGCGCCGCTCCTGCCCGCCAAAGACGTGCTGTCGATCTTGGAAGAAGCGGAGTTCTTCGACAAATGGGAGAGCGCGCTGCGCCACTGGCTGCAATCCGCGAAGCCGTCGTACGGGGAGGCCGTCGCATGGTGCACCGGCTGGAAGAAGCTCTTCACCCCGGAGCTGCTCGCCGACGAGCACGTGCTCGCCCGTCTGGACGCCGGCGCTGCCATGGTGGATCAAGAAACGCAAGACCTCGACAGCCTTCTTGGGTATAGCTGGTAG